The genomic window TAACACTTTCGCGAGGAACAGCGTAGAACCCTTCGACGCCGCTGTTGAACATATAGCGCCCGGTCATCACGGTATTGCGCGAAGGAATACAACTCGTTGCATGCACATGAGCATGCTTAAACCGAAAACCGTCCCTGGCAAATGAATCCATGTTCGGCGTCGTGTCCGGCATCGTGCAGCCGTACACCCCGACCGAATCACAGTTCATGTCATCTACCGTCAGAACCAGAATATTCATTTTGGCCTGCGCGCAGAATGCAACAGCCACCATCATCAGTATCATTTTTTTCATCAATTCACCTTTCCATTACATTCTATCACACTCTCCCGGTGGCCGTTTCCAAACTCCCGGTTGCGGTTGCGCGGACCGCCGTGCCCCGCCATCGATTCCGGCTGGGCGCTATCCCACTCGTCAAACAGATTTTTGAGCATTTGCGCGCGCTCCGGCAGAGCATTCGATAGATCCTTCCATTCGCCGGGATCATCTTTCAGATTAAACAGCTCGATGCGTTCTGTGCCCGTGCCGTCTTTTGAGTCATTCCAAAGCAGCTTCCAGTCTCCCTTGCGGATGCCGTAGTCATCGCCGCGCCGCCAATACAGCACCTCATGCGGACGCCCGACGTTTTTTCCGGTGAGATAAGGAATCAGATTCACACCGTCCAAATGAAGGCTCTGCGTCAGATCCGAACCGGAACTGATGCCGATGGCCGTGGCAGCAATATCCAGGCTGCTGACCGGATGCGGATATTTTTTACCGGCCGGAATGGTGCCGGGCCAGCTCATTAGAAACGGCACACGCACACCGCCTTCGTAGACATCGCCCTTGAAGCCGTTAAACGGCCCGGGGCTCGACATGGTGGTGGTTCCCCGCTTCCGGTGCGGCTGCGGCTTTGCAATCCCGTGCCCGCGCGGCGTACCATTATCGGTCAGGAAGACAAAAAGCGTATTTTCGGTCAGATTATTTTTTTCCAAACATTGGAAAACCTGCCCGACGCTGTCGTCGAGCGCCAAAACCATTGCAGCAAAGTATCGACGGTCCTCGTGGTGGACCTTCAGCTTTTTCAGCCGCTTGATGTCCTCTTCAGAAGCCTGCCACGGGTAATGCACAGCGTTGTGCGAGAGATAGAGGAAAAACGGCTTGTCTTTATTGCGCTCAATGAAGCCGGCCGCCTCTTCGCCATAGATGCGCGTGAGGTTTTCGCCGCGCTCCTGGATGGGCGGTTCAATTTCGCCGTTGCGCCGGATCGGCATCAGCGCCCGCTTCTTTTCGTTCGGGTTGGTGGACGACTTGAAATAGTCGTGCGAGCCCGTCACCGCGCCATAATAAAAATCGAATCCACGCGCGATGGGCAGTTCGTCCTTTTCGTGGCCGACGTGCCACTTGCCCAGCATGCCCGTTGTATAACCACGCGCCTTCAGCCGCTCCGCGATCGTCGGCTGATCGAGCGGAACGATAAATTTTTCTC from Pontiella desulfatans includes these protein-coding regions:
- a CDS encoding sulfatase-like hydrolase/transferase gives rise to the protein MVKNVILGGLVCSCCLLFNQQSAIANQQSEMPNIVVILADDMGWGDVGYHGFDDIHTPNIDRLAKSGTWFEQGYVTASVCGPSRAGIISGVYQQRFGFYGNGEKFIVPLDQPTIAERLKARGYTTGMLGKWHVGHEKDELPIARGFDFYYGAVTGSHDYFKSSTNPNEKKRALMPIRRNGEIEPPIQERGENLTRIYGEEAAGFIERNKDKPFFLYLSHNAVHYPWQASEEDIKRLKKLKVHHEDRRYFAAMVLALDDSVGQVFQCLEKNNLTENTLFVFLTDNGTPRGHGIAKPQPHRKRGTTTMSSPGPFNGFKGDVYEGGVRVPFLMSWPGTIPAGKKYPHPVSSLDIAATAIGISSGSDLTQSLHLDGVNLIPYLTGKNVGRPHEVLYWRRGDDYGIRKGDWKLLWNDSKDGTGTERIELFNLKDDPGEWKDLSNALPERAQMLKNLFDEWDSAQPESMAGHGGPRNRNREFGNGHRESVIECNGKVN